A region from the Populus trichocarpa isolate Nisqually-1 chromosome 18, P.trichocarpa_v4.1, whole genome shotgun sequence genome encodes:
- the LOC7461586 gene encoding uncharacterized protein LOC7461586 isoform X1 — protein sequence MMVANSFDLWQKDAFFSAAEEVQESADAMESAYRVWTREKREGSEPEDLDELSRELQTALGTAKWQLEEFERAVWLSHGHRSDDITASRHKQFVAAIESQISRVEAALREAFSGEGKQPLRWVNLDKEECDDLAMFLSGTVQIPQIVKDDCTTLKSPMKGSLGENHHKRRNLDHNSSANCSRGTSDENEFITNKKNEHIIDIEEKENLGMRNDIICQVDKTIGSRRTWSSPNFGALKIVIAQDDGQRDKVMSSVEATPKEKGYKPFFWKQRCGEHSQAKGSITLFNKLFGQAGGLQRQLQPPLHLQFSCSIQLTLALMLSIFLIGKLLILLNSMHSFC from the exons AATGGAGTCAGCATATAGAGTGTGgacaagagagaagagagaggggTCAGAACCAGAGGATTTGGATGAACTATCCAGAGAGCTCCAAACTGCTTTAGGAACTGCCAAGTGGCAG TTGGAAGAGTTTGAGAGGGCTGTTTGGTTGAGCCATGGACATCGTTCTGATGATATCACAGCATCTAGGCATAAACAATTTGTTGCAGCTATTGAAAGTCAAATATCTCGTGTTGAAGCGGCACTAAGGGAAGCTTTTAGTGGGGAAGGAAAGCAACCTCTTCGATGGGTGAATCTGGATAAAGAAGAATGCGATGATTTAGCGATGTTTCTATCTGGAACTGTCCAAATTCCGCAGATTGTGAAAGATGATTGCACCACACTTAAATCTCCCATGAAAGGTTCTCTTGGGGAGAACCATCATAAGAGAAGAAATTTGGACCATAACTCGAGTGCCAACTGTAGTAGAGGTACTTCGGATGAAAATGAATTCATtactaataagaaaaatgaacatATTATAGAtatagaagagaaagaaaatcttgGAATGAGGAATGACATAATCTGTCAAGTTGATAAAACAATTGGCTCAAGGAGAACATGGAGTTCACCAAATTTTGGTGCTTTGAAAATTGTGATTGCTCAGGACGATGGACAAAGGGATAAAGTGATGTCAAGTGTTGAGGCCACTCCTAAAGAAAAAGGGTACAAACCTTTCTTCTGGAAGCAAAGGTGTGGAGAACATTCTCAGGCAAAGGGATCGATTACTTTGTTCAATAAG CTCTTTGGTCAGGCTGGTGGTCTCCAAAGGCAATTGCAACCTCCACTGCACCTGCAGTTCAGCTGTTCCATCCAACTTACTCTTGCTTTAATGCTCAGCATTTTCTTAATTGGTAAGCTCTTGATTCTTTTGAACTCCATGCActctttttgttga